The following proteins are co-located in the Chryseobacterium scophthalmum genome:
- the proS gene encoding proline--tRNA ligase, giving the protein MAKLTSRSEDYSKWYNELVVKADLAENSGVRGSMVIKPYGYAIWEKMRDEMDKKFKETGHVNAYFPLFVPKSLFEAEEKNAEGFAKECAVVTHYRLKNDPDNPGKLIVDPEAKLEEELIVRPTSEAIIWNTYKGWIQSYRDLPILINQWANVVRWEMRTRLFLRTSEFLWQEGHTAHATKDEAVEEAEKMNKVYADFAENFMAMPVVQGLKTPSERFAGADETYCIEALMQDGKALQAGTSHFLGQNFAKAFDVKFTNKEGKIEHAWATSWGTSTRLMGALIMTHSDDLGLVLPPTLAPIQVVIVPIFKGEEQLNQISEVALEIQNKLKLKGISVKFDNDTQNKPGWKFAEYELKGVPLRIAMGPRDLENKSVEIARRDNLTKETRPLEGLDSYIEDLLKTIQQDMYTKAFEFRKNNFTKVDSYDEFKKVLEEKPGFIYAHWDGTAEEEEQIKEETKATIRCIPLDDDIEEGVSLISGKPSKRRVLFAKAY; this is encoded by the coding sequence ATGGCAAAATTAACTTCAAGAAGCGAAGATTACAGCAAATGGTATAATGAATTGGTTGTGAAAGCTGATTTGGCTGAAAACTCAGGCGTGAGAGGCTCTATGGTTATAAAACCATACGGGTATGCAATCTGGGAAAAAATGCGTGATGAGATGGACAAAAAGTTCAAAGAAACGGGTCACGTTAATGCTTACTTCCCGCTTTTTGTGCCCAAAAGCTTGTTTGAAGCTGAAGAAAAAAACGCTGAAGGTTTTGCTAAAGAATGTGCTGTAGTAACGCATTACAGACTAAAAAATGATCCAGATAATCCAGGGAAATTAATTGTTGACCCGGAAGCTAAATTAGAAGAAGAGCTTATCGTAAGACCAACTTCTGAAGCAATCATCTGGAATACTTATAAAGGCTGGATTCAGTCATACAGAGATTTACCAATTCTTATCAACCAATGGGCAAATGTTGTGCGTTGGGAAATGAGAACCCGTCTATTCTTAAGAACTTCAGAGTTTTTATGGCAGGAAGGTCACACCGCTCATGCTACCAAAGATGAAGCGGTAGAAGAAGCAGAAAAAATGAATAAAGTATATGCAGATTTTGCAGAAAACTTTATGGCAATGCCTGTTGTACAAGGTTTAAAAACACCTTCAGAGAGATTTGCAGGTGCAGATGAAACGTATTGTATTGAAGCATTAATGCAGGATGGAAAAGCGCTTCAGGCAGGAACTTCTCACTTCCTTGGACAAAATTTCGCAAAAGCATTCGACGTAAAATTCACTAACAAAGAAGGAAAAATCGAACACGCTTGGGCAACTTCTTGGGGAACTTCTACGCGTTTGATGGGTGCTTTAATTATGACGCATTCTGATGATCTTGGTTTAGTACTTCCTCCAACTTTGGCACCGATCCAAGTGGTAATTGTTCCTATCTTTAAAGGAGAAGAGCAACTAAATCAGATTAGTGAGGTAGCTTTAGAAATTCAAAATAAATTAAAACTGAAAGGTATCTCAGTTAAATTTGATAATGATACTCAAAACAAACCAGGTTGGAAATTTGCAGAATACGAATTGAAAGGTGTTCCGTTGAGAATTGCAATGGGTCCTAGAGATTTAGAAAACAAATCTGTAGAAATCGCAAGAAGAGATAATCTTACGAAAGAAACGCGTCCATTGGAAGGTTTAGATTCTTATATCGAAGATTTATTGAAAACCATTCAGCAGGATATGTACACTAAAGCTTTTGAGTTTAGAAAAAACAATTTCACGAAAGTAGATTCTTATGATGAATTTAAAAAAGTTTTAGAAGAAAAGCCAGGATTCATCTACGCACATTGGGACGGAACTGCTGAAGAGGAAGAGCAGATTAAAGAAGAAACTAAAGCAACCATTAGATGTATTCCTCTAGACGATGATATTGAAGAAGGTGTTTCTTTGATCTCTGGGAAACCATCAAAAAGAAGAGTTTTATTTGCTAAAGCTTACTAA
- the dnaJ gene encoding molecular chaperone DnaJ has translation MSKRDYYEVLEVSKSASADEIKKAYRKMAIKYHPDKNPGDKDAEDKFKEAAEAYEVLSDDNKKARYDQYGHAGVGGAGGFGGGGFGGGMNMEDIFSQFGDIFGGGGFGGFGGGGGRQQVKGSNLRIRIKLNLEEMVNGTQKTLKVKKMKMAEGATSKTCPTCNGAGVQMKVMNTMFGQMQTQTTCGTCQGIGKVADKIPAGANAQGLIKDEEEITINIPAGARDGIQLNVRGKGNDAPFGGIPGDLLVIVEEEVDNTIKREGDNLHQELYVSFAEAALGTKKEIPTVGGKVKITVDPGTQSGKILRLAGKGLPSIDSYGKGDMFIHINVWTPQKLTKDQKDFFEKQMSSGEMVAEPSGKEKTFFDKVKDLFN, from the coding sequence ATGTCAAAAAGAGATTATTACGAGGTTCTTGAGGTCAGCAAATCTGCGAGTGCCGACGAAATAAAGAAAGCATACCGAAAAATGGCCATTAAATATCACCCAGATAAAAATCCAGGTGATAAAGATGCTGAAGATAAATTTAAAGAAGCTGCAGAAGCTTACGAAGTTTTAAGCGACGATAACAAAAAAGCGCGCTACGACCAATACGGACACGCCGGAGTAGGTGGTGCCGGTGGTTTTGGCGGAGGTGGCTTCGGTGGCGGTATGAACATGGAAGATATTTTCAGCCAGTTTGGAGATATTTTTGGTGGCGGCGGTTTCGGAGGATTTGGTGGCGGCGGTGGTCGTCAACAGGTTAAAGGTTCTAATTTAAGAATCAGAATCAAGCTGAATCTTGAAGAGATGGTGAACGGAACCCAAAAAACTCTTAAAGTAAAAAAAATGAAGATGGCAGAAGGAGCCACTTCAAAAACCTGTCCTACTTGTAACGGAGCCGGAGTTCAGATGAAGGTGATGAACACGATGTTCGGGCAAATGCAAACGCAAACCACTTGTGGAACTTGTCAGGGAATCGGTAAAGTTGCCGATAAAATTCCTGCAGGAGCCAATGCACAAGGTTTAATAAAAGATGAAGAAGAAATTACCATCAACATTCCTGCAGGAGCAAGAGACGGCATCCAGCTGAATGTAAGAGGGAAAGGAAATGATGCGCCATTTGGCGGTATTCCTGGAGATCTTTTGGTAATTGTAGAAGAAGAAGTAGACAACACAATCAAAAGAGAAGGTGACAATCTTCACCAGGAATTATATGTTTCTTTTGCAGAAGCTGCTTTGGGAACTAAAAAAGAAATCCCTACCGTTGGTGGAAAAGTAAAAATTACCGTTGATCCTGGAACACAATCTGGAAAAATTTTAAGATTAGCCGGAAAAGGTTTACCGAGTATCGACAGTTATGGTAAAGGAGATATGTTTATTCACATCAATGTCTGGACACCGCAAAAATTGACCAAAGACCAAAAAGACTTTTTCGAGAAACAGATGAGCAGCGGAGAAATGGTAGCAGAGCCGTCTGGAAAAGAAAAAACTTTCTTCGATAAAGTAAAAGATTTATTCAACTAA
- a CDS encoding alpha/beta fold hydrolase has protein sequence MKFKYKALLVFNTLFIIFTHAQQLKNGNFTEKIDGININYTIKGNGPVMLVGHPNSGKIGYELTLQPLEKQFTLVSYDSRGTGKSDAPTKIEDYSLEKSVVEIEELRKKLNTDKIWFFAHSDQSGIAMLYSLKYPNHVEGMILTGTSLVASPEDVYNRRKESENKRIKESEWFSQVVKDWDYMYTNKTEKAPDGRDLSEASLKWWCYDEESSQKVIPIMKEISKAGRRKPVNGQMPQTEKMLEYYYNQQKKFSQIKTKILILNGKADTNNLPEFAEQLHKTLPNSKLVFVEKAGHFPWVENASQSFSEIEKWLKEVNFR, from the coding sequence ATGAAATTTAAATATAAAGCCCTACTCGTTTTCAACACACTTTTTATAATTTTCACACACGCTCAACAGCTTAAAAACGGAAATTTCACAGAAAAAATTGATGGTATCAACATCAATTATACTATTAAAGGAAACGGTCCGGTAATGCTTGTTGGACATCCGAATTCAGGGAAAATAGGTTATGAATTAACTTTACAACCATTAGAAAAACAATTCACTTTGGTTTCTTATGATTCACGCGGAACCGGAAAATCTGATGCTCCAACTAAAATAGAAGATTACAGTCTTGAAAAAAGTGTTGTGGAAATTGAAGAATTAAGAAAGAAACTCAATACCGATAAGATTTGGTTTTTTGCCCATTCTGATCAAAGCGGAATTGCCATGCTTTATAGTTTAAAATATCCAAACCATGTTGAAGGAATGATCTTAACAGGAACTTCTTTAGTTGCATCTCCGGAAGATGTTTACAACCGAAGAAAAGAATCGGAAAACAAAAGAATAAAAGAATCTGAATGGTTTTCGCAAGTCGTAAAAGACTGGGATTATATGTATACCAACAAAACTGAAAAAGCTCCGGACGGAAGAGATTTATCAGAAGCTTCCCTAAAATGGTGGTGTTATGATGAAGAATCTTCACAAAAAGTAATTCCGATTATGAAAGAAATCTCAAAAGCAGGAAGAAGAAAACCAGTGAACGGGCAAATGCCACAAACTGAAAAAATGCTCGAATATTACTATAATCAACAGAAAAAATTCTCGCAGATCAAAACAAAAATTTTAATTCTCAATGGCAAAGCAGACACCAATAATTTACCCGAATTTGCTGAACAGCTACACAAAACATTACCCAATTCTAAATTGGTTTTCGTAGAAAAAGCAGGGCATTTTCCTTGGGTAGAAAACGCTTCGCAAAGTTTTTCTGAAATAGAAAAATGGTTGAAGGAAGTAAACTTTAGATAA
- a CDS encoding acyltransferase family protein — protein MGRNLSIDVLKIILAFFVVFLHMNFLKETYPLLSYILVNGLFRIAVPVFLVITGFYFFHIDTTKKLRKWLFRTFLLYAIWMLIYISYWKDNDEILLTIVFGYHHLWYLIGTCFSGLILYSLRNQNSRILIALAMFLFFLGYIVQVLGNLHYLNAESDSLLNDYLLYRNFLFVCFPFLTVGFLINKHQIDLSTYKNSSLLVILSILCVIAESFFNYKYISSESTDILFSLIFASPLLFLYCQKIYIKTTSKILASFSTAIYVVHPLIMKSDFYKEIESFKILIFLAILIPVSLGLVYLNKKLKYLL, from the coding sequence ATGGGTAGAAATTTATCAATTGATGTTTTAAAAATCATACTGGCATTTTTTGTCGTGTTTCTGCACATGAATTTTTTGAAAGAAACCTATCCTTTGCTGAGCTATATTTTAGTAAACGGACTTTTTAGAATTGCAGTTCCCGTTTTTTTAGTCATTACCGGATTTTATTTCTTTCATATCGACACTACAAAAAAACTCAGGAAATGGCTTTTCAGAACGTTTCTGCTCTATGCAATCTGGATGTTGATTTATATTTCTTACTGGAAAGATAATGATGAAATTTTACTGACAATCGTTTTCGGATATCATCATTTATGGTATTTGATAGGAACCTGTTTTTCAGGACTGATTCTTTATTCTCTTAGGAACCAAAACTCACGAATACTGATTGCTTTGGCGATGTTTTTATTCTTTCTCGGCTATATTGTTCAGGTTTTAGGAAATCTACATTATTTAAACGCTGAATCAGATTCACTTTTGAATGATTATCTGCTTTACCGGAATTTTCTTTTTGTATGCTTCCCGTTTTTAACGGTTGGTTTTTTGATTAACAAACATCAAATTGATCTTTCAACATATAAAAACTCGTCTCTGTTGGTTATTTTATCAATTTTATGTGTAATTGCTGAATCTTTTTTCAATTATAAATATATCAGTAGCGAAAGCACAGATATATTATTTTCATTGATTTTTGCAAGCCCGTTGCTGTTTTTGTATTGTCAGAAAATATATATTAAAACTACCTCAAAAATTTTAGCCAGTTTTTCTACAGCAATATATGTTGTACATCCGCTAATCATGAAATCTGATTTTTATAAAGAGATTGAGTCTTTTAAAATCTTGATTTTTTTAGCAATTTTAATTCCTGTAAGCCTTGGTTTGGTCTATCTTAATAAGAAATTGAAGTATTTACTTTAA
- a CDS encoding OmpA family protein, with the protein MSLNIIDLIKGQLGSALVSQAASQLGESEAGISKAVSGLLPVIVGGLANNSDNPAVLDSISNASSQGILGNLLDTASNNSMVSGLLSSIFGDKLSGIINTIATYAGISNNSSSSLLNLVTGATVGSVGKYAAENNLDKSGISSLLNDQKGVVSTLLPAGLSLASLNVGDWAKGYKFDNDNDTIASTPHEEPKVEVTRSVADGGTFPNNPTPSEGGSIWKWLLPLLLLIAAGYFLWKQCEKKETTTTTTVSGDSLNTVNDTMSTQNDTTTMTTTKVDEDIDLNGMALKGYKGGLEDQMITFLKSDGYKNAANDDALNKKWYDFDHVNFKIGSANALEAGSEGQLQNLVAILKAYPDAKIKIGGYTDKTGDEAKNKKLSSDRAHFIKDWLGKQGVGAQVIAADGYGSEFAKVDASASNEERAVDRKMSVRFAK; encoded by the coding sequence ATGTCATTAAACATCATTGATCTTATCAAAGGGCAGCTAGGTTCTGCACTTGTTTCTCAGGCTGCATCGCAACTTGGAGAAAGTGAAGCCGGGATTTCTAAAGCCGTTTCGGGTTTACTTCCGGTGATTGTAGGCGGATTAGCCAACAATTCTGACAATCCTGCAGTATTGGATTCTATTTCCAATGCTTCTTCGCAAGGTATTTTGGGGAATTTATTAGACACCGCGTCTAACAATTCTATGGTTTCTGGACTATTGTCATCAATTTTCGGTGATAAACTTAGTGGAATTATCAATACCATTGCAACCTATGCTGGAATCAGCAACAATTCTTCATCTTCGTTATTAAATCTAGTTACCGGTGCAACAGTAGGTTCCGTAGGAAAATATGCTGCAGAAAATAATCTAGACAAATCTGGTATTTCATCATTATTAAATGATCAGAAAGGAGTTGTTTCTACACTTTTACCAGCCGGACTTTCGTTAGCATCTTTAAATGTTGGTGATTGGGCAAAAGGTTATAAGTTTGACAATGATAACGACACCATTGCATCAACTCCACACGAAGAACCGAAAGTAGAAGTTACCAGAAGCGTTGCGGATGGCGGTACTTTCCCAAACAACCCGACTCCTTCCGAAGGTGGTTCTATCTGGAAATGGCTTCTTCCATTGTTACTTTTAATCGCAGCAGGATATTTCTTATGGAAACAGTGTGAGAAAAAAGAAACTACAACTACAACAACTGTTTCAGGTGACAGCTTAAATACTGTAAATGATACGATGTCGACACAAAACGACACAACTACAATGACGACCACCAAAGTTGATGAAGATATCGATTTAAACGGAATGGCATTGAAGGGTTACAAAGGCGGACTGGAAGATCAAATGATCACCTTCTTAAAATCTGATGGCTACAAAAACGCTGCAAACGATGATGCATTAAATAAAAAATGGTATGATTTTGACCATGTGAATTTCAAAATAGGAAGTGCGAATGCTTTAGAAGCAGGATCTGAAGGACAATTACAAAATTTAGTAGCGATTTTAAAAGCATATCCCGATGCAAAAATAAAAATTGGCGGTTATACCGATAAAACCGGAGATGAAGCTAAGAACAAAAAGCTTTCTTCAGACAGAGCTCATTTCATTAAAGATTGGTTAGGAAAACAAGGTGTAGGAGCACAGGTTATTGCTGCTGATGGATACGGAAGTGAATTCGCAAAAGTTGATGCATCAGCTTCAAACGAAGAAAGAGCAGTTGACAGAAAAATGTCTGTAAGATTTGCAAAATAA
- a CDS encoding alpha/beta hydrolase: MKKLILNYHFFVLGLIALILNSCNSKFRVWVGKDSQKIYNLKYGEHKRQKMDVFLPADYPQDSPVILIVHGGAWKYGRKEHMIQIQKMLFENNIPSINMNYRLVSKHLTYREQLEDINSVIEKFNALSEKAELRPNNYILLGESAGGHLALLYGYQNPDKIKKIISLSGPTDFYSHDYLKSFYSKYTSGSIQKVVGTKFNRKNLSEDFQKASPIANVTNVPTLLFQGNQDFLVNQKQGLALDSVLTKMDIPHKLVFMDKTGHAPRFFNKKKRDSIIYPNILEWIRN; encoded by the coding sequence ATGAAAAAGCTGATTCTCAATTACCATTTCTTTGTTTTAGGATTAATTGCTTTGATATTAAATTCATGCAATTCTAAATTCAGAGTTTGGGTGGGAAAAGACAGTCAGAAAATTTATAATCTGAAATATGGTGAACACAAACGCCAGAAAATGGATGTTTTTCTTCCCGCAGATTATCCGCAAGATTCTCCCGTCATTTTAATTGTTCACGGCGGTGCATGGAAATACGGCAGAAAAGAACACATGATTCAAATTCAGAAAATGCTTTTTGAAAATAATATTCCAAGCATTAATATGAATTACCGCCTGGTTTCAAAACATCTCACCTACAGAGAGCAGCTGGAAGATATTAATTCTGTGATCGAAAAATTCAATGCGCTTTCAGAAAAAGCAGAACTTCGTCCGAACAATTATATTCTTTTGGGAGAAAGTGCAGGAGGACATTTAGCACTGCTTTATGGTTATCAAAATCCTGATAAAATCAAGAAAATTATTTCTCTCAGCGGACCGACAGATTTTTATTCTCATGATTATTTAAAATCATTTTATTCAAAATATACTTCAGGAAGTATTCAAAAAGTAGTGGGAACTAAATTTAACCGTAAAAACTTGTCTGAAGATTTTCAAAAAGCAAGTCCGATAGCGAATGTGACAAATGTTCCGACGCTTTTATTTCAGGGAAATCAGGATTTTTTGGTGAATCAGAAACAAGGTTTAGCTTTAGATTCTGTATTAACGAAAATGGATATTCCGCATAAACTGGTTTTTATGGATAAAACCGGTCACGCACCGAGATTTTTTAACAAGAAAAAAAGAGACAGCATTATTTATCCTAATATTCTGGAATGGATTAGGAATTAA
- a CDS encoding DedA family protein, with amino-acid sequence MEEFNSWRDLLNPEFYINMGGFWVILFIIFAETGLFVGFFLPGDSLLFVSGIYAVDIISKTFGSTGSDFLDTTILASAVAFAAIVGNQVGYWFGSKTGPALYKKKDTMLFKKKYLYQAHDFFEKNGALAIIMARFLPVVRTFMPIVAGIVKMDKKAFLRDNIIGGILWSFSLIFAGHYLDKLFLDQFGINLKEKLEFIIIVIVLITTVPVVLKFMFGAPKGNPKLEDEVLEDLIDKEK; translated from the coding sequence ATGGAAGAATTCAATAGCTGGAGAGATTTATTAAACCCCGAGTTTTATATCAACATGGGTGGGTTTTGGGTAATATTGTTTATCATATTTGCCGAAACAGGTTTATTTGTAGGGTTTTTCCTTCCGGGAGATTCACTGCTTTTTGTTTCAGGGATTTATGCGGTAGACATTATTTCTAAAACATTTGGTTCTACAGGAAGTGACTTTTTAGATACCACCATTTTGGCAAGTGCAGTCGCTTTTGCTGCGATTGTGGGTAATCAGGTAGGGTATTGGTTCGGAAGCAAAACCGGTCCTGCTTTATACAAGAAAAAAGACACGATGCTTTTCAAGAAAAAGTATCTTTATCAGGCACACGATTTTTTTGAAAAAAACGGAGCTTTAGCAATTATCATGGCAAGATTTTTACCGGTAGTAAGAACTTTTATGCCAATTGTAGCAGGAATTGTGAAGATGGATAAGAAAGCTTTCCTTCGTGATAATATTATCGGAGGTATTCTTTGGTCTTTCAGTTTAATTTTTGCAGGACATTACTTGGATAAGTTATTCCTTGATCAGTTTGGTATCAACCTGAAAGAAAAACTAGAGTTTATTATTATTGTAATTGTTTTGATTACAACTGTTCCTGTGGTTCTGAAATTTATGTTTGGAGCACCAAAAGGAAATCCGAAACTGGAAGATGAAGTTTTGGAAGATTTGATTGATAAAGAAAAATAA
- a CDS encoding Nramp family divalent metal transporter, with protein sequence MTEFNMKNAWRKDKTSHSLPEVFSSISIPKKSGFWRKYLAFAGPGLMVAVGYMDPGNWATDIAGGSQFGYTLLSVILISNIFAMILQHLSVKLGVVAERDLAQACRDHFKPTTNFILWVFCEIAIAACDLAEVIGSAIALNLLFGIPLTWGIVITTIDVLIILLLQAKGFRWIESIVAGLMFIILVCFGYEIIISKPEINAILGGLVPQKEIITNPAMLYIGIGILGATVMPHNLYLHSSIVQTRDYTRDREGKKEAIKFATLDSTVSLLLAFFINAAILILAAATFHTTGNEHVADIHDAYKMLTPILGASMASIAFAIALLASGQNSTLTGTLAGQIVMEGFLNIRLKPWLRRLITRLIAVIPALIVTIIYGEHGTTDLLVLSQVILSMQLSFAVVPLVIFTNDKAKMGEFVNKPFLKICVWFISVVIIILNLYLLYQTFFGE encoded by the coding sequence ATGACTGAATTCAATATGAAAAACGCTTGGCGAAAAGATAAAACATCCCATTCATTACCAGAGGTATTCTCTTCTATTTCTATTCCTAAAAAATCAGGGTTTTGGAGGAAATATCTTGCCTTTGCAGGTCCTGGATTGATGGTTGCAGTAGGATATATGGATCCGGGAAACTGGGCAACCGACATTGCAGGTGGATCACAGTTTGGGTACACTCTACTTTCTGTAATTCTTATTTCTAATATTTTCGCGATGATTTTGCAGCATTTGTCGGTAAAACTAGGAGTTGTTGCCGAAAGAGATTTAGCACAGGCTTGTAGGGATCATTTTAAACCGACTACCAATTTCATTCTTTGGGTATTTTGTGAAATTGCCATCGCCGCCTGTGATTTAGCTGAAGTTATCGGTTCAGCAATTGCCTTAAATTTATTATTTGGAATTCCTCTGACTTGGGGAATTGTGATTACCACAATTGATGTGTTAATTATTTTGCTGCTTCAGGCAAAAGGTTTCCGTTGGATAGAAAGTATTGTTGCGGGTTTAATGTTTATTATTCTGGTTTGTTTCGGGTATGAAATTATTATTTCGAAACCTGAAATAAATGCGATTTTAGGAGGATTAGTTCCACAAAAAGAAATCATCACCAATCCGGCAATGCTATACATCGGAATAGGAATTTTGGGTGCAACCGTAATGCCCCACAATTTGTATTTACACAGCAGTATTGTACAAACTCGCGATTATACAAGAGACAGGGAAGGAAAAAAAGAAGCAATAAAATTTGCAACTTTAGACAGTACAGTTTCTTTACTGCTCGCTTTTTTCATAAACGCAGCCATTTTAATTTTAGCTGCAGCAACTTTTCATACCACAGGAAATGAACATGTTGCCGATATTCATGATGCCTATAAAATGTTAACTCCTATTTTAGGTGCTTCTATGGCAAGTATTGCTTTTGCAATTGCACTTTTAGCTTCCGGACAAAATTCAACATTAACCGGAACTCTTGCCGGACAAATTGTAATGGAAGGATTTTTAAATATCAGATTAAAACCTTGGTTGAGAAGATTAATTACACGACTGATCGCAGTAATTCCGGCATTAATTGTAACCATTATTTATGGAGAACACGGAACAACAGATCTTTTGGTTTTAAGCCAGGTTATTTTGTCGATGCAGTTAAGTTTTGCGGTGGTTCCTTTGGTGATTTTCACCAATGATAAAGCAAAAATGGGCGAATTTGTTAATAAACCATTCTTAAAAATCTGTGTCTGGTTTATTTCTGTTGTTATTATTATTCTGAATCTTTATCTTTTGTATCAAACATTTTTCGGAGAATAG
- a CDS encoding prevent-host-death protein: MNYKLELRTPDSQPKLIFHAITFDAFKVNIVERYGGVKPILCDVLFRVRTLDDQIIKRKDGHVKIRIKDEELETYLRLIKVFKSYDYKNRLISRRDAEQDFVHFILRMVIINYEMN; encoded by the coding sequence ATGAACTACAAGCTTGAACTTCGCACACCAGATTCTCAACCTAAACTAATTTTCCATGCTATTACTTTTGATGCATTCAAAGTAAATATTGTGGAGAGATATGGTGGCGTAAAACCAATATTATGCGATGTTTTATTCAGAGTAAGAACTCTAGATGATCAGATTATCAAAAGAAAAGACGGGCACGTAAAAATCAGAATTAAAGATGAAGAGCTTGAAACGTATCTGAGATTAATAAAAGTTTTTAAATCTTACGATTATAAAAACCGACTCATCAGCAGAAGAGATGCCGAACAAGATTTCGTACATTTCATTTTGAGAATGGTTATTATCAATTACGAAATGAACTAA
- a CDS encoding DUF808 family protein, whose translation MASGFFAILDDIAALMDDVAVTSKIATQKTAGILGDDLAVNAEKATGFLSSREIPVLMKIMKGSFINKLIIVPFVFLLEWLYSPAIKIILIIGGFYLAYEGVEKIVEFLFHREKKGHEVIEEAQDVEEDGEAVEKAKVKSAVTTDFILSLEIVIIALAAAKDGYHALKSQFDPFLVEIVTVSIVSIIATVGVYGIVALIVRMDDAGFKLIKKSNDKGFFGKLGHLLVKALPWVIKALGIIGTIALILVAGGIFDHNIDYLHHALPTWSEMLKQVLFGLAGGLIALFLITGGKKIYTLATKK comes from the coding sequence ATGGCGTCTGGTTTTTTTGCGATTTTAGATGATATCGCTGCTTTGATGGATGATGTTGCTGTAACAAGTAAAATTGCAACCCAAAAAACAGCAGGTATCTTGGGCGACGATTTGGCGGTAAACGCAGAAAAAGCCACAGGTTTCCTTTCTTCAAGGGAAATTCCTGTATTGATGAAAATTATGAAAGGCTCATTTATCAATAAACTGATTATTGTTCCTTTTGTTTTCCTTCTTGAATGGCTGTATTCGCCCGCAATTAAAATTATCTTAATTATTGGTGGATTTTATTTAGCCTATGAAGGTGTCGAAAAAATTGTAGAATTTTTATTTCACAGAGAGAAAAAAGGACACGAAGTAATCGAAGAAGCCCAGGATGTTGAAGAAGACGGTGAGGCGGTAGAAAAAGCTAAAGTGAAATCTGCAGTTACCACTGATTTTATTTTGTCTCTTGAGATTGTTATTATAGCATTAGCCGCTGCAAAAGATGGTTATCATGCACTTAAATCGCAATTTGATCCGTTTCTTGTAGAAATTGTTACGGTTTCTATCGTTTCGATTATTGCAACTGTTGGTGTTTACGGAATTGTGGCTTTGATCGTAAGAATGGATGATGCTGGTTTCAAATTAATTAAAAAAAGTAATGACAAAGGTTTTTTTGGTAAACTAGGACATTTGCTTGTAAAAGCACTTCCTTGGGTTATCAAAGCTTTAGGAATCATCGGAACTATCGCATTGATCTTGGTTGCAGGCGGAATTTTTGATCATAATATTGATTATTTGCATCATGCATTACCAACTTGGAGCGAAATGTTAAAACAGGTACTTTTCGGTTTAGCAGGCGGATTGATTGCCCTGTTTTTAATTACCGGAGGAAAGAAAATTTATACATTAGCAACAAAGAAATAA
- a CDS encoding nucleotide exchange factor GrpE — protein sequence MENQDINEENINNHEENITQTEETVEENVTEMPTAEELLAVEKDRYIRLYAEFENYKKRTSKEKMEFFTYANQEMMVSMLGILDDFERALKEIAKNGNEADLQGVELIYNKFKNKLTEKGLKVMEVRAGDSFNVDFHEAITQIPAPSEDLKGKIVDVIETGYTLGDKVIRFAKVVTGN from the coding sequence ATGGAAAATCAGGATATCAACGAAGAAAATATCAATAATCACGAAGAAAATATCACGCAGACTGAAGAAACAGTTGAAGAAAATGTGACAGAAATGCCTACTGCAGAAGAACTTTTGGCAGTAGAAAAAGACCGTTACATCAGACTGTACGCTGAGTTTGAAAACTATAAAAAAAGAACATCAAAAGAGAAAATGGAATTTTTCACTTACGCCAACCAAGAAATGATGGTTTCTATGTTGGGTATTTTGGATGATTTTGAAAGAGCTTTAAAAGAAATTGCCAAAAATGGTAATGAAGCAGATCTTCAGGGTGTTGAATTGATTTACAACAAGTTTAAAAACAAGCTTACCGAAAAAGGTTTAAAGGTAATGGAAGTAAGAGCCGGAGACAGCTTTAATGTAGATTTCCACGAGGCAATTACTCAAATCCCTGCGCCTTCTGAAGATTTGAAAGGTAAAATTGTAGACGTTATCGAAACAGGATATACTTTAGGAGATAAAGTGATTCGTTTTGCAAAAGTTGTAACAGGAAACTAA